A genome region from Corvus hawaiiensis isolate bCorHaw1 chromosome 4, bCorHaw1.pri.cur, whole genome shotgun sequence includes the following:
- the LOC125325059 gene encoding cytoglobin-1-like: protein MSLSEAEVQSARSAWEKIYVDAEDNGTTVLVRMFTEHPDTKSYFTHFKGMDSAEEMTQSDQVRGHGKKVFSAINNMVQHLDNSEAFLGIVTPLGKKHATQLKIDPKNFRIICDIILQLMEEKFGGDCKASFEKVTNEICTHLNNIYKEEGW, encoded by the exons ATGTCGCTCTCTGAAGCAGAGGTGCAAAGTGCCCGCAGTGCCTGGGAGAAGATATATGTGGATGCTGAGGACAATGGGACAACTGTGCTGGTCAG GATGTTTACCGAGCACCCAGACACCAAATCCTACTTCACACATTTCAAAGGCATGGACTCTGCCGAAGAGATGACACAGTCAGATCAAGTCAGGGGCCATGGCAAGAAGGTTTTCAGTGCCATCAACAACATGGTGCAACACCTGGACAACTCTGAGGCTTTTCTTGGGATAGTGACCCCACTCGGCAAGAAACATGCCACCCAGCTGAAGATTGACCCCAAAAACTTCAGG ATTATCTGTGACATTATCTTACAACTGATGGAGGAGAAATTTGGCGGAGACTGCAAAGCTTCCTTTGAGAAGGTGACCAATGAAATCTGCACCCACCTGAACAATATCTACAAAGAGGAGGGTTGGTGA